From a single Tachypleus tridentatus isolate NWPU-2018 chromosome 6, ASM421037v1, whole genome shotgun sequence genomic region:
- the LOC143253994 gene encoding uncharacterized protein LOC143253994, with translation MADSVKNIVSQNYKVKQSSSSNSCGYSSKSLSQRSSLIQSISLDNPIARKLSNAAVEPQRPEWYQHLDQHQMARLWEIFKFLKKNTVKCINVDQITTSLQDLDSKITRSEVESVLKDVKDKSGVVDFNEFLYALCSKDRCKGTLETFNPSHLEAAHCRLYTRRQKVFYSAIAKFTFRFSLGDIERHYKNKSKPHVLKHYTVSQCLQGLSDKQLWKMYCKTRNISKQLQDTKSPYIQPLPFVWSVSKSSRKISIKKCNKEKMGKIERKKVEVEEDKQKISCSSLISLARIISVLSAHDKPKVLKSPLHAME, from the exons ATGGCTGACTCAGTAAAGAATATAGTTTCTCAAAATTATAAG GTGAAACAATCCAGTTCGTCTAACTCTTGTGGCTACAGTTCAAAGTCACTGAGTCAACGTTCGTCATTAA TTCAATCAATCAGTTTGGATAACCCAATTGCCAGAAAATTGTCCAATGCAGCTGTCGAGCCCCAGAGGCCAGAATGGTACCAACATCTCGACCAACACCAG ATGGCGCGTTTGTGGGAGATATTCAAATTCTTGAAGAAAAACACGGTAAAGTGTATTAACGTTGATCAAATTACTACGTCGCTGCAAGACCTTGATTCCAAAATCACTCGGTCAGAAGTTGAAAGTGTTCTCAAAGATGTTAAAGACAAAAGTGGAGTGGTGGACTTCAACGAATTCTTGTATGCGTTATGCTCAAAGGATCGTTGTAAGGGAACATTAGAGACAT TTAATCCATCACACCTGGAGGCCGCACATTGTCGCTTGTACACTAGAagacaaaaagtattttattctgcTATTGCAAAGTTCACTTTTCGATTTTCTTTGGGTGATATCGAACGCCACTACAAAAATAAGTCTAAACCGCATGTGTTGAAACATTACACCGTTTCTCAATGTCTCCAag GACTGTCAGATAAACAACTTTGGAAAATGTattgtaaaacaagaaatatatcaaaacaacTCCAAGACACCAAATCTCCTTACATTCAACCTCTACCATTTGTCTGGAGCGTGAGTAAAAGTTCACGAAAAATATccataaagaaatgtaataaagagaaaatgggaaaaatagaaagaaaaaaggttgAGGTTGAAGAAGACAAACAAAAG ATCTCTTGTAGCAGTTTAATCTCACTAGCAAGAATAATATCAGTTCTGTCCGCTCATGACAAGCCAAAAGTATTGAAGTCTCCACTTCATGCAATGGAGTGA